The region actttctggctttttttataGTGGACAATAGCAAAATATGCTCCAAGATTTAACGGCTTTCAACAGCAAGACTCACAGGAgcttctggcttttcttttggaTGGTCTTCATGAGGATTTAAACAGAGTTCATGATAAGCCATATGTTGAGCTGAAAGACAGTGATGGTCGACCAGACTGGGAAGTAGCAGCAGAGGTATGGGTTGGgttgtttgctggtttgtttgggtggtttttttcccttatagtACTAGGCTGCTAAGTTGTTGATGAGACTGTCTGTGGCAATACTCTTCCAGGACTGTACCATCTTTTGGAACTCGTTAGATCTGTGATTTAAGGAGCCAGTTTTACCTTTGagatgaaaattacttttagaTATTATAATAAAGGTATAAAGATGATACTTCACAATCATTTTGAACAGCTCTTCAGAATTATGGAGTATTACAATTTTTCAAGATATCTGATGATCCTTTCGGAAGTACGTTAAATGATGTCATGTCTTGATTATTGTGTTaattgaaataacttttctttaCTCATGTTGAAGCTAAATACTTCCGATTTATTAGAAATTGGTAAACAATTCCTATGGAAATAATTTGACTTCTGTAGGCCAATAGAACTTTGGAGGTCTTCCAGCGTATCCTCCTTCCTCTAGTTCAAGCAAGTAGTCTTCAGTTTCTAACTTCGTATTGGTTTTTTTGTGCTTCATTTTAGGCCTGGGAAAACCATCTGAGAAGAAACAGATCCATTGTTGTAGATTTATTTCATGGGCAGCTGAAGTCACAAGTAAAATGTAAAACTTGTGGACATATAAGTGTTAGATTTGACCCTTTCAATTTTTTGTCCTTGCCTTTGCCAATGGATAGCTACATGCACCTAGAAATTACAGGTGAGTAGTAGTGTTTAACTCCCTATAAACTTGtcattgctaaaataaaaattgtgtatGTAGCACAGCTACAAAACATCCAGATTTTGTTTGTGTTAGCACTTACGCTTAAAAATAGTATAGCTATTTTAATATAATAGAGTACCAGAATTTTCATTGGAATACagttaaactgaaataaaatctttaaaaacaaagcatagGTGGCCCATTTTCAGTCTCGACTAAAGGACTTAATACAGAAACATGTCAGCTGGAAATTCTGAGAACTTTCCTTCTGTTCACTGTGTTGTGGAGATTGCCCTAAATCTGCCTAGAGCGAAAAAGAAGGGCTGGGGGGAGtatgcaaacaaaaaatactttataGGTCATGAACTATACTATGAAGAACCCACGTATTGTTGCAAAAGAGGCAAAAGGAAGGATgattaaaaagtgaaacaaattttGATACCATTTTCTGCTGTCCATGCAGCAAGAGATTTTCTGACATTTGTCTGCAGACCTTGAAAATAGactggtaaaaaaataaatcatatttttaagtggggaaaaaaatactttctggtaAGTAAATAGCTGTAATGTATTATTCTCATTAAAACTTTCCTAGTTTGCTGACCAGtgtgtttcttttcccctttaaagtaattaaattagATGGTACTACTCCTGTTCGATATGGCCTGAGGTTGAACATGGATGAAAAGTATACAGGCTTGAAAAAACAGTTAAGTGAACTCTGTGGGCTAAAACCGGAACAGATTCTACTTGCAGAAGTGCATAGCTCCAATataaaggtaagaagaaaaaaaaaaattaatcattgcTGCAATGTACTtgtggtatttttgtttgttatttgtgTACATCGGCATACTACTTCATTCTTTTTGACATTATGCTTTGCTTACAAGAACTGTAAAATAATTGAGTTAAAAGTGTGATTAAAAAACTCTGTTATATCTCTATGTgaacttttattttgttgttaaaCTGTAATTTGGCTTActttaaacagatttaaaatcaAACTGAACCGAACCAAAGTAAACCACTTGTAAACAAAATTAATAGTGAAGTAGAAGCTTGCAGAAGCTTAATTGAATTGATTACTAAtgatatttttaggaaaaaaaaaaaggataaaatcctCTTGAGGTAATAAATCTCAAGTTAGAGTGCTGTGATGAGTTTAAACACTGTCAGGATGTCAGAGGCAGAAGTAATGACTGGCTTAGTTCTCTAtactgtgtatgtatatgtgtgtgtatatacataatttttttttactgtctttgaaTAGGACTAAAACTGCTTGAAACTCAGTGCTGCCAGTCTGTTTAGAGAACCATTAATAACTCTCAGGTCTTGCTGCAGAGATCTGCAAAGGGATGTGCTTGTTGGCTTCTTTTTTACCTTCCAGAAAGGCATAAGAAAGTagatgggaggggagggatgaGCTGAGACATACACTGTTTTTGAAAGAACAAAACGTGTTTGGAGTCACAGACAGAAGTGTACACATGTCTgactaattttcccttttttatgaagaattttCCTCAAGACAACCAGAAAGTCCGGTTATCAGTGAGTGGGTTTTTGTGTGCATTTGAAATACCAATTCCAGGATCCCCTACATCGGCATCAAGTCCTGTGCAGACaggtaaaagaaaacatatttattttcctgttaatttaaaatgcaCGATGCTTTGGTACTGGGGAAATTCAGGAGAGAACCTTACTTCTTAGTAATAAGTAAACAGTGAGGACtattaaagaaaagacaaataagtTAAGATTTCTGATCCACAAAGAAGCGGTGAGCAGTCTCAGTATGTACTGATGGTCTGTGATCCTTCTTAGGATGATGCCCAGGATGGCGGTTGGAAGATCACTATGTTCTTCTTTTAGTTAAAAACAcaagaaacacacaaaatatttgtTACTTGTGGATTGGCTCTAAGGCAGGACATGTAAAAGATTGGAAGCATGGTGTTTGGTATTGGGTTTATTGTTTGAGGTTTCATATACGGGTTGTAAACACCTCTATTATTCTTTGCTCTTGCATGCTCTGATTTTGCAAAGTTGTAGGCAAATAAAAGGTTAGATGTTGGTCTTAAGGAAAGTAGAAGATACTTCATGAAACGCATTgaacagaatggaaaaatctTATGATCAGTTCTGGTTACTGCAGATAATTGAGAATGTAATTGTCTCTCTACAGATGTCTCAACTGGGCCGTCAGCTAACGGAGCACCCAACATAATGATGAATGGGGACCTTCCGAAACCAACCCTCATTCCGAACGGAATGCCAAATACGGTAGTGCCATGTGGGACAGAGCGTAACCTTGCCAACTGGACTCTCAACGGGCACGTGCCCTTGCTCTCTGATAGTCCATGCACAGGGTATATAATCGCAGTCCACAGAAAAATGGTTAGTAGATTGTGCATTTGTTATAAACTGTTGCATAACATGCTTTGAGAGAAAGTCAGTGAGGATTTTGTAATGTCCATATGATaaattaatctttatttcttAAGAAGAAGGAGCATGAATACATTTCTCTCTTAAGTGACCGTCAAGTTCTACAGAAACACAACTCTCGTAAATTTAAATCCTAACGTCTAATGttggtgtatttttctttccttagtacTGGCATGCTTCCCAGCTCTTTAATGCTGAGATGCATACTTGGGCGTTCGCTAACTCCCTGATTAAATGTTCCAGATTCTTTGAGCAGAAAAAGTTCTAAGTAGAGGAGCTACTAGAAATGCATTGCTTTCCCATTATGtgcaaaagctttatttcttacaCAGAAACAGAGTGAAGATACATAGTGCATTCCTGTGTCGTTCTGTTAGCGTGAATTACTCTTTGTAAAAGCATCTGTAGTTAAGTTGAACTCTAAATGTCAAAGCTGGCTAACTGAGCACCTCAAATAGCCACGCGTTCTGTGTGCGCTGTGTCCAGGCTTTAGAGCCTGGTGGATGTGGGCCAGGAGACCATTCAACTTCCCTctttgctctgtgtgtgcatgaGGCTTTTTTGCGTTATTTTCTCAAGTAGTGGCCTCTAATCACTGTcatctctgttatcttgattcaGATTTTGCAGATTCTTGTAGGTGATCGGTATCATGCTTTTGAGACATTACAAGCTGATAGTTATACAGCTTAAAAACCAGGAAAAGTAGCTTGTGGAAGCTGTTCCAAGAATCCACGCTTGTCATTATCAAAAATCTTATCAATGGAAAGAGTTAATTGTACGAAATTTATGCAAGACAGTAGCCGTTTGCTGTACCTCAGTGTCATTAAGTCAGCGTGTTAAATCTTTCTTATAAATGGGAGATGTAGCATGAAGGCTAGTTGTCTGCTTGGAATAAGTTGTGTACAGCTCTGCAGTGCCTTCTTTAGAcataaaggttttctttctctagcaAACATAAGCGTGCCTAGCGTAGAGGTCGTTTTAGGACATAATTGGCATCATTAGGTGCACATCTGCTTTACAATATCACCAGGcggtgggaaaagaaagaaatatgtgtcatatgaaatagaaaatattgtaTATGGTTGAAATACAGATCCATGCTGATGGGGTCTAATGCCTGAGTAACGCTGCCATAATACCATAAAATGCAAAAAGTTTTCAGGCAATTTCAAGTCAATGATCAAAATTCATAGTATTTAATATTGGAAAAATGGCTGAAATGGAGTACTTTTAATAGAATTAATGGTTTATTTTAATTGCCAAAGCCTGAAATAAGTAACAAGGTCAGCATCCTAGTAATTATGGTAACATGAGTTAATGCATACTTACATCtgagttattattttatttcacattcGCAGATGCGGACagaattgtattttctttcatctcaGAAGAATCGCCCTAGTCTCTTTGGAATGCCGCTAATTGTTCCTTGTACAGTTCATACACGGAAAAAAGACCTGTATGATGCAGTGTGGATCCAGGTTTCCAGGCTTGCCAGCCCTCTCCCGCCGCAGGAAGCCAGTAATCATGCGCAGGACTGGTGAGTTTGCCATCTCACTCTTTGGCTTGAATGGTGTAATACAGTGGCACAGATTTCCTTACAGGATTTAAAACTCTATTCATCTTCATCTTTATCAGTTTTGACTTCTCATAATACCTCTCTTGAATGAACATGTGCTTTTTCCATGTATAATTAAGCTTTAAATGTCAACAACTTTGGGAACAATTGCCTGCGCTTTTACCCCAAATGCTTTCTGCCTGCAGATTCCATTTAGTGGGTTATTTTTGTAAGAAGTCATTTTAGAGTCCTGCAATTTAATAAtggcaataattaaaaataacttctaatCCTTTTTAATACAGTTAAATGTGGTATACCTTCTAGCTGCACTTAAAGGTTGGCTTTACACAAATTGGTTGATTCGTTCTCATCCAGCGATTGATAATTAATTATATCTGACAAATTTAGGCTATGTTAAGGCAGGTCATGTTTAAATAGCTTAATCTCATCAAAACTGTAATTCTGAAGGGGTTTTTCGTggtgttttttaaagtaaacaactATAGCAAGCATAGTGAAGGAAGGAAATTGGCAGTCTGAATGAGTGCTCATGTTTCGTGGTGTGTTCTCTTCTGTTTCAGTGACGACAGCATGGGCTATCAGTACCCCTTCACCCTGAGGGTAGTTCAGAAGGATGGAAATTCTTGTGCTTGGTGCCCATGGTACAGGTAAATTGTCCTTTTTTTAGACTTAAGGAAGGGAATCACTCCAGCAGAAATGGAATTTATGGTAACGCATTTTTGATACATTTCAGACTTCAGAGGTAATATCAAACAATAAGAATCTAGAATCTAATTGAACCCAAACCCTCACATGACAGACTTTCCCTGTAAAGCAGCTTTTATGACTTGAAGAGCTGAAAGCTCTGCTGACACAGAAATTGTGACTTAGGAGACAGACATGACAAATCAAAAACCTCTTAACCTCTTACAGTATTCTGTGTGCACGTGTGTATATATCCAGGCACATACATGTACATATTTGGATGATTTGTGGGGTTTTCATACAAACCCAGACTTTTAGATGTAAATCACCTACCCTGGCTAGTTCCTGTAAGAGTAAGAAGTAAGAAGAGTAAGAACTAAAGTGGACAATAAGAAATTCACCCTGGACGCACACTTGGAATTTTCCTTAAACAAAGACATGCTAACGAAAATTTCAAACCCTTTCTGGAAGGAACCCTTTCAGAAGATATACTCACTTTGAAAAACAGCCTCTTACAGCTATATAAATAAAGTACATTAGCTATCATGTTGTAAAATACCTGTGGAGACAAAACATCATGGTTTTTTGGTGTCGTAGGTAGGCTTGGTCAGCATTATACACAGGTAGATGGTTGAGTTCACCCAGCTGCTTCCACTTCTCATCTCTATTAAAGTTTTATAGTAAAATAGCAAACTGACACTGattattgttttataaaaatgcCTCTCTTACATCGAAGGCAAGGCCTGAAACTTCGAGGGTGCAGATGTTACAAAATAAGGAGCAGAGTTGGAGTGTGCAGTAACGTAGAACTTAGTTATCGGACAGTTTACTTACCACATCTAACTTTTTGATTTAGATTTTGCCGTGGATGTAAAATTGAGTGCACAGAAGATAGAGCTTGTGTTGGGAATGCTTACATTGCTGTAGACTGGGATCCAACAGCACTCCATCTGCGCTACCAGACGTCGCAAGAACGGGTAAAATTTCACTGCAAACCCTTTGTTGTTTGTTAATAGATCTGAAGCACAAGCCCTttcaccaatttttttcttttaatttgatgCCTCGTTTGTCCATTTTCTGTTAAACTAAAGTCAATAATCATTGAACAGTATATTCTGGATAAATTAATATGTTAATGTTAGACCTCTTACGGAACCATAATGTGGAAGGGAAGCTTTTAAGAAACCACAGTAGTGTATTTTCCAGTCTGTTGTGAGTTGCTTTTGATCCAGCCTCCACAATGTAttacaaaatatgtatttcctCATTGAGTCAACAGAACATAACTAAAGGTAAGCCTATAGCTGAGTTAGTCTAGAATAGCTGTTCAAACTTGTGAGTTGAATCTATAAACTTGTGCTTTATGGATAAATTTTAAGCAGAACCCAAGAATATGGACAGTGCATTATTTGTGTGTCTGCCTCTTCATAACTGAAATAAGATTTCTGCTAAAACTTAGTGCATCTAGTTTTTATCTTTAATCCTAACTAACTATATGATGTTGTTTGTATGATGCTGTGACTAGAGCCTTCTTCTGAGCAGTTTGTATGTTTCCGAGTCAGATACAGTTTTATCTCACTTTAGATTGTAGAAGAACATGAGAGTGTTGAACAAAGCCGACGAGCTCAAGCAGAGCCCATCAATCTGGATAGTTGTCTTAGAGCCTTCACCAGTGAGGAAGAACTGGGGGAGGATGAGATGTACTACTGTTCCAAATGCAAGACCCATTGTTTGGCCACCAAAAAACTGGATCTTTGGAGACTTCCCCCTATTTTGGTATGATCTCATGTAATTTTCCTCTACAGCAACAAACCCAAAGTACATTGATCACAAATTTGAATTGCTACATATGTCTCCTTGAGCTGAATAAAAtgatttgcttttcttcccagtCTCAGGAGAGGCTTTGACTTAGTTTGCTTCACGCATTTCTGTAATGCAGGCAAATAAAACAAACCTCAAATCCTTTTGAATCTTTTTAGCTGATACATTGCAGGAAATGGTGGTGTTTTGCATTCAGTGTCATCTGTTCTGACATACAGTTCACGCTTAGGCAGTCTTTCCGGTAACATGATCTTTCGTCTAGTTGTGCTACACCTGCATTTGTTGCTTTTCAAATTTGGTAGGTTATTCAAAACACACAGTGCTGATCACTGAATTGAAGCAACCTTTTCCATCACTTCCCCATGAAAATATTAGTTCCATGTTTTACCAGCTTGATCCCCAAATGCAAACTGTCACATTGCGGCATTGTTACTGGTTTACATTTGCAGATgataaaatgtgtatgttttgggaaaaattatttctaaacagTGAAATTCCTCACTGTGGTGTAATTGTCCTCCTGTAATTTTCTCAAACACGTTTCTCCTTAGATCATTCACCTGAAAAGATTTCAGTTCGTTAATGGCCGCTGGATAAAATCGCAGAAAATTGTTAAATTTCCCAGAGAGAATTTTGACCCAAGTGCCTTTTTGGTACAAAGGGATCCAAGtcattttcaaagaaagcagCTGACGCTCCAGGTTGACAGCTTTCCTGAACCCCGGCCTCTCCAGGGGGAGTCTAGAAAAATGGATCTGCAGATCACTTACACACCAGGAGAAGGCGATATACTGAACAGAAGTCCCTCCTCCCTTAACACTACTGTCTTGAGTAATATCAAAGGTAGGTAATAATTAGGGAAAATTCCAATCAATGCTGatatttggaggggaaaaaaataatttatattatgaACAAAATGATAACGTTTCTTTGGCCAAAGcactgcatttattttgaaacacTCATTTCTGTGGTTTGCCCTGGAAAACTTAGCGAAGCTttaccataaaagaaaaaaggaaaagagttacTTGGTGACAACAGACATTGGCACTGTCTGCTTGGGTAAGTGGGCTGGATTTAGAGTGAGGAGTGTGCTCCTGCATAAAGTGTGCAAAGATAGTTTTACTTTTATATATTACTCATTAGTTGCAGTGAACTTTTATATATTACTTGTTAGTTGCAGTGAAAcagtgggggtttttgtgtttggttatttaaaaaaaaaaacaacaacttttttttttttttttaaaataagtaaacaCGTAGTCTAGATATTTATCTTAGGAGTCcacatgttttctgttttagcaTCTCCGTCTTTGGGGAGGAAAAGTGGAACCAGCTGCCCTTCAAGTAAAAACAGTAGCCCAAATAGTAGCCCAAGGACTTTAGGAAGAGGTAAAGGGCGTCTGCGACTACCGCAACTGGGTAAAAACAAACTGTCAAGTAGCAAAGAAAATTTGGATGCAAGTAAAGAGAACGGTACTGACCAGGAACAGAGACTTACTTCTGATCAAGGTGATGCTCTTACCAGAGGGCAGATGTTGGGTGGCAGCCAGAGCGAACTGTACACTGCTCAGGACAGTGAGCTGACTCTAGCCAACGGCTACATCTGTGAGCAGAATGCGTATAGCAATGGCAGTATCAATGGTCAAATTGATAACCACAGCGAGGACGATATTACAGATGACCAAAGAGAAGAAGTATGTGTTAACCCTATTTACAATCTATATGCAATTTCGGTAAGTTGACTTTTTATGCAGGTAAACTATGTGGCATTGTTTTGGCTAAATGCATTTACTCTGTTGTTTTCATTGCAAAAAGTAGGGATCTATCAAGAAGGAGAACAAAGTAGAGCCTttatcagcaaaataaatttaccATAAAACAGTACAACTGAAAAGTATATCTCTGCATAATGTTTTTTCTGCTGGAGTATGTAAGCTTAGTCAGCTCCAGGCGTATAGATTGTCATGGACCGTTGTCGTTGTGTTTGTGGATCATTTATTCTGTGAATTCTGAGTTTTGATGTTTGATCcagaatttgtttcttctttgttttcttcagtgccaTTCAGGAATTATGGGAGGGGGTCATTATGTCACTTACGCCAAAAACCCGAACAACAAGTGGTACTGCTACAATGACAGTAGCTGTAAGGTAAATCGTTTATTTTTGTAGCAAATGATGTTCATCTTGGTTATGTAGAGCCAAAGACGTTTACATTTGCTGAGGACTGTTCTTTGAAATCATGAGCATCGCGAAAGTTGCATCGgataaatattaaaattgttAACTGAAATTGTACATGAGATGTTTTTCAAGTTAACATCTGTTCATCAGCTGCCACCGTAGTTAAGGAAAGAAGCTTATTTTgtaaaaagatggaaaaattactaaaaatggAAGtccaagaatattttttcatgaTGCTAGCACTTTTGTAGTCAATTATGGAATACTTAAGTTCCAACATTTCTAAGTATTTGCATTTATCACTATAAAATTTGTCatacttttaaagtaaataatgGAGCCTGATAAGTCTAATAAGGGAGACAGAAAATGTGATCCTTCTTGTTGTAAACAGCCacttaaaaatactgtttctagGGCAGCTGTGTGTATTTTAAGTTCAGTGGCAGTCACACAATTGTCCCATTGCATGTTTCCGACCacgtttttctctttctcaggaaTTGCATCCCGATGAAATCGACACCGACTCTGCCTACATTCTTTTCTACGAGCAGCAGGGGGTGGACTATGCACAATTTCTGCCAAAGATAGACGGCAAAAAGATGGCAGACACAAGCAGCATGGATGAAGATTTTGAGTCGGATTATAAGAAGTACTGTGTTTTACAGTAAGCAGGTGATCTTCCATGGACTGTTTTGAGAACGTCAGGGAAAACATCCTGAGACTTACATTTGGCGAAAATGTTGTTGAAACAGATAAACCTAAGTGTAGTTATTGTCCCCTGTGATctgaaagcacaaaaagaaaaccctaacTAAATAGCAGTTAATATAAAGATAGTATTGTTTTGTTCTGTTATCTCACTACATGCTCTAAACATTTCTGATGTTAGACATCAGGCTGAGACTGCCATTGGCCTTTAAATGGTTTGAGAAAAGCCGACTAGGACCAAATAAGAGCTAAATTAAATAGTCCAAATAAGAGCTGAACGAAGTAGTGTAGAGTTTACCAACTGTTCTAACAAACCCCTAAGGCTCTCTTTAGGTTTaagataatggggaaaaaaattgtagtGTTGTCTTTGGACAACATGATATTGCTACCTcctttttcctgcagttttattgcattttattggCAAAACAGGGAAAGCAAGAGAATGACAAGTGCACAAACTTAAAGAATTATCATCAAGAGTAAGAGAAGTTTCCAGTTTTGCCACCACTAATGTGTGTCAGTTGCTttctttctgtatgttgggaGCACAACCAAATCATAA is a window of Larus michahellis chromosome 7, bLarMic1.1, whole genome shotgun sequence DNA encoding:
- the USP32 gene encoding ubiquitin carboxyl-terminal hydrolase 32 isoform X10; its protein translation is MGAKESRIGFLSYDEALRRVTDIELKRLKDAFKRTCGLSYYMTQQCFIREVLGDGVPPKVAEVIYCSFGGISKGLHFNNLIVGLVLLTRGREEEKAKYIFSLFSNESGSYVVREEMEKMLHVVDGKVPESLKKCFSEGEKVNYEKFRVWLLHNKDAFTFSRWLLSGGVYVTLTDDSDTPTFYQTLAGVTHLEESDIIDLEKRYWLLKAQSRTGRFDLETFAPLVSPPIHPSLSEGLFNAFDENRDNHIDFKEISCGLSACCRGPLAERQKFCFKVFDIDRDGVLSRTELKEMVVALLEVWKDNRTDKIPELGMDLSEIVEDILNMHDTTKLGHLTLEDYQIWSVKSALANEFLNLLFQVCHIVLGLRPATPEEEGQIIRGWLERESRYGLQPGHNWFLIAVPWWHQWKEYVKYDANPVVIEPSSVLSGDTLYPGTPGADVCFARQHNTSDNNNQCFLGTNGNTLLQLNPQKPGAIDNQPLVTQEPVKAASLTMEGGRLKRSPQLVEGKDYVMVPEPVWRALYHWYGANLSLPRPVIKNSKTNVPELELFPRYLLFLRQQPATRTQQSNIWVNMGNVPSPNAPLKRVLAYTGCFSRMQTIKEIHEYLSQRLRIKEEDMRLWLYNSENYLTLLDDEDHRLEYLKIQDEQHLVIEVRNKDMSWPEEMSFIANSSKIDRHKVPTEKGATGLSNLGNTCFMNSSIQCVSNTQPLTRYFISGRHLYELNRTNPIGMKGHMAKCYGDLVQELWSGTQKNIAPLKLRWTIAKYAPRFNGFQQQDSQELLAFLLDGLHEDLNRVHDKPYVELKDSDGRPDWEVAAEAWENHLRRNRSIVVDLFHGQLKSQVKCKTCGHISVRFDPFNFLSLPLPMDSYMHLEITVIKLDGTTPVRYGLRLNMDEKYTGLKKQLSELCGLKPEQILLAEVHSSNIKNFPQDNQKVRLSVSGFLCAFEIPIPGSPTSASSPVQTDVSTGPSANGAPNIMMNGDLPKPTLIPNGMPNTVVPCGTERNLANWTLNGHVPLLSDSPCTGYIIAVHRKMMRTELYFLSSQKNRPSLFGMPLIVPCTVHTRKKDLYDAVWIQVSRLASPLPPQEASNHAQDCDDSMGYQYPFTLRVVQKDGNSCAWCPWYRFCRGCKIECTEDRACVGNAYIAVDWDPTALHLRYQTSQERIVEEHESVEQSRRAQAEPINLDSCLRAFTSEEELGEDEMYYCSKCKTHCLATKKLDLWRLPPILIIHLKRFQFVNGRWIKSQKIVKFPRENFDPSAFLVQRDPSHFQRKQLTLQVDSFPEPRPLQGESRKMDLQITYTPGEGDILNRSPSSLNTTVLSNIKASPSLGRKSGTSCPSSKNSSPNSSPRTLGRGKGRLRLPQLGKNKLSSSKENLDASKENGTDQEQRLTSDQGDALTRGQMLGGSQSELYTAQDSELTLANGYICEQNAYSNGSINGQIDNHSEDDITDDQREEVCVNPIYNLYAISCHSGIMGGGHYVTYAKNPNNKWYCYNDSSCKELHPDEIDTDSAYILFYEQQGVDYAQFLPKIDGKKMADTSSMDEDFESDYKKYCVLQ
- the USP32 gene encoding ubiquitin carboxyl-terminal hydrolase 32 isoform X8, encoding MGAKESRIGFLSYDEALRRVTDIELKRLKDAFKRTCGLSYYMTQQCFIREVLGDGVPPKVAEVIYCSFGGISKGLHFNNLIVGLVLLTRGREEEKAKYIFSLFSNESGSYVVREEMEKMLHVVDGKVPESLKKCFSEGEKVNYEKFRVWLLHNKDAFTFSRWLLSGGVYVTLTDDSDTPTFYQTLAGVTHLEESDIIDLEKRYWLLKAQSRTGRFDLETFAPLVSPPIHPSLSEGLFNAFDENRDNHIDFKEISCGLSACCRGPLAERQKFCFKVFDIDRDGVLSRTELKEMVVALLEVWKDNRTDKIPELGMDLSEIVEDILNMHDTTKLGHLTLEDYQIWSVKSALANEFLNLLFQVCHIVLGLRPATPEEEGQIIRGWLERESRYGLQPGHNWFLIAVPWWHQWKEYVKYDANPVVIEPSSVLSGDTLYPGTPGADVCFARQHNTSDNNNQCFLGTNGNTLLQLNPQKPGAIDNQPLVTQEPVKAASLTMEGGRLKRSPQLVEGKDYVMVPEPVWRALYHWYGANLSLPRPVIKNSKTNVPELELFPRYLLFLRQQPATRTQQSNIWVNMGMMSLRMFPQHLPRGNVPSPNAPLKRVLAYTGCFSRMQTIKEIHEYLSQRLRIKEEDMRLWLYNSENYLTLLDDEDHRLEYLKIQDEQHLVIEVRNKDMSWPEEMSFIANSSKIDRHKVPTEKGATGLSNLGNTCFMNSSIQCVSNTQPLTRYFISGRHLYELNRTNPIGMKGHMAKCYGDLVQELWSGTQKNIAPLKLRWTIAKYAPRFNGFQQQDSQELLAFLLDGLHEDLNRVHDKPYVELKDSDGRPDWEVAAEAWENHLRRNRSIVVDLFHGQLKSQVKCKTCGHISVRFDPFNFLSLPLPMDSYMHLEITVIKLDGTTPVRYGLRLNMDEKYTGLKKQLSELCGLKPEQILLAEVHSSNIKNFPQDNQKVRLSVSGFLCAFEIPIPGSPTSASSPVQTDVSTGPSANGAPNIMMNGDLPKPTLIPNGMPNTVVPCGTERNLANWTLNGHVPLLSDSPCTGYIIAVHRKMMRTELYFLSSQKNRPSLFGMPLIVPCTVHTRKKDLYDAVWIQVSRLASPLPPQEASNHAQDCDDSMGYQYPFTLRVVQKDGNSCAWCPWYRFCRGCKIECTEDRACVGNAYIAVDWDPTALHLRYQTSQERIVEEHESVEQSRRAQAEPINLDSCLRAFTSEEELGEDEMYYCSKCKTHCLATKKLDLWRLPPILIIHLKRFQFVNGRWIKSQKIVKFPRENFDPSAFLVQRDPSHFQRKQLTLQVDSFPEPRPLQGESRKMDLQITYTPGEGDILNRSPSSLNTTVLSNIKASPSLGRKSGTSCPSSKNSSPNSSPRTLGRGKGRLRLPQLGKNKLSSSKENLDASKENGTDQEQRLTSDQGDALTRGQMLGGSQSELYTAQDSELTLANGYICEQNAYSNGSINGQIDNHSEDDITDDQREEVCVNPIYNLYAISCHSGIMGGGHYVTYAKNPNNKWYCYNDSSCKELHPDEIDTDSAYILFYEQQGVDYAQFLPKIDGKKMADTSSMDEDFESDYKKYCVLQ
- the USP32 gene encoding ubiquitin carboxyl-terminal hydrolase 32 isoform X9, giving the protein MKAVERGWLPARDCFGMHYTNHYVERFTDIELKRLKDAFKRTCGLSYYMTQQCFIREVLGDGVPPKVAEVIYCSFGGISKGLHFNNLIVGLVLLTRGREEEKAKYIFSLFSNESGSYVVREEMEKMLHVVDGKVPESLKKCFSEGEKVNYEKFRVWLLHNKDAFTFSRWLLSGGVYVTLTDDSDTPTFYQTLAGVTHLEESDIIDLEKRYWLLKAQSRTGRFDLETFAPLVSPPIHPSLSEGLFNAFDENRDNHIDFKEISCGLSACCRGPLAERQKFCFKVFDIDRDGVLSRTELKEMVVALLEVWKDNRTDKIPELGMDLSEIVEDILNMHDTTKLGHLTLEDYQIWSVKSALANEFLNLLFQVCHIVLGLRPATPEEEGQIIRGWLERESRYGLQPGHNWFLIAVPWWHQWKEYVKYDANPVVIEPSSVLSGDTLYPGTPGADVCFARQHNTSDNNNQCFLGTNGNTLLQLNPQKPGAIDNQPLVTQEPVKAASLTMEGGRLKRSPQLVEGKDYVMVPEPVWRALYHWYGANLSLPRPVIKNSKTNVPELELFPRYLLFLRQQPATRTQQSNIWVNMGNVPSPNAPLKRVLAYTGCFSRMQTIKEIHEYLSQRLRIKEEDMRLWLYNSENYLTLLDDEDHRLEYLKIQDEQHLVIEVRNKDMSWPEEMSFIANSSKIDRHKVPTEKGATGLSNLGNTCFMNSSIQCVSNTQPLTRYFISGRHLYELNRTNPIGMKGHMAKCYGDLVQELWSGTQKNIAPLKLRWTIAKYAPRFNGFQQQDSQELLAFLLDGLHEDLNRVHDKPYVELKDSDGRPDWEVAAEAWENHLRRNRSIVVDLFHGQLKSQVKCKTCGHISVRFDPFNFLSLPLPMDSYMHLEITVIKLDGTTPVRYGLRLNMDEKYTGLKKQLSELCGLKPEQILLAEVHSSNIKNFPQDNQKVRLSVSGFLCAFEIPIPGSPTSASSPVQTDVSTGPSANGAPNIMMNGDLPKPTLIPNGMPNTVVPCGTERNLANWTLNGHVPLLSDSPCTGYIIAVHRKMMRTELYFLSSQKNRPSLFGMPLIVPCTVHTRKKDLYDAVWIQVSRLASPLPPQEASNHAQDCDDSMGYQYPFTLRVVQKDGNSCAWCPWYRFCRGCKIECTEDRACVGNAYIAVDWDPTALHLRYQTSQERIVEEHESVEQSRRAQAEPINLDSCLRAFTSEEELGEDEMYYCSKCKTHCLATKKLDLWRLPPILIIHLKRFQFVNGRWIKSQKIVKFPRENFDPSAFLVQRDPSHFQRKQLTLQVDSFPEPRPLQGESRKMDLQITYTPGEGDILNRSPSSLNTTVLSNIKASPSLGRKSGTSCPSSKNSSPNSSPRTLGRGKGRLRLPQLGKNKLSSSKENLDASKENGTDQEQRLTSDQGDALTRGQMLGGSQSELYTAQDSELTLANGYICEQNAYSNGSINGQIDNHSEDDITDDQREEVCVNPIYNLYAISCHSGIMGGGHYVTYAKNPNNKWYCYNDSSCKELHPDEIDTDSAYILFYEQQGVDYAQFLPKIDGKKMADTSSMDEDFESDYKKYCVLQ